A section of the Carya illinoinensis cultivar Pawnee chromosome 12, C.illinoinensisPawnee_v1, whole genome shotgun sequence genome encodes:
- the LOC122289552 gene encoding adenylyltransferase and sulfurtransferase MOCS3, with translation MESDASRILHELQSLRASKSDIDRRISALESQLHQINLLNDSVPNGSHHSISTIDNSHLNGHHAHYLTPEMIHRYSRHLLLPSFGVQAQSNLLKSSVLVVGAGGLGSPALLYLAACGVGRLGIVDHDVVELNNMHRQIIHTEAFIGQPKVKSAAAACRSVNSTVQIVEHHEALRTSNALGIFSKYDVIVDATDNAPSRYMISDCCVVLGKPLVSGAALGLEGQLTVYNYNGGPCYRCLFPTPPPTTACQRCADSGVLGVVPGIIGCLQALEAIKIASVVGEPLAGRMLLFDALAARIRIVKIRGRSLQCKACGENATFTQQEFQEFDYEKFTQSPLSPSPLKLNLLQADSRISSKEYHDRVVNGDAHVLVDVRPAHHFKIVSLPNSLNIPLPSLEARLHEISSALKEEEERKGVGSGSRAQLYVICRRGNDSQRAVQYLHKTGFTSARDILGGLESWAQDVDPNFPTY, from the exons ATGGAATCCGATGCCTCTAGGATCCTCCACGAGCTCCAATCTCTCAGAGCTTCAAAATCAGATATAGACCGCCGAATCTCAGCTCTTGAATCCCAGCTCCACCAAATAAACCTCCTAAACGACTCCGTCCCCAACGGCTCCCACCATTCGATCTCGACCATCGATAATTCCCACCTCAACGGTCATCATGCTCACTACCTTACCCCGGAGATGATCCACCGGTACAGCCGGCACCTCTTGCTCCCGTCCTTCGGGGTCCAAGCACAGTCAAACCTCCTAAAGTCTTCGGTTCTGGTGGTCGGAGCCGGAGGCTTGGGATCTCCGGCCCTTCTATACCTCGCCGCATGTGGCGTTGGCCGCTTGGGCATTGTGGATCACGACGTCGTCGAGCTCAATAATATGCACCGGCAGATTATCCACACCGAAGCTTTCATCGGCCAGCCAAAAGTCAAATCCGCTGCCGCCGCTTGTCGCTCCGTCAACTCTACCGTTCAAATTGTGGAACACCACGAAGCATTACGCACGTCCAATGCGTTGGGAATTTTCAGCAA ATACGATGTAATAGTGGATGCAACAGACAATGCTCCCAGCCGATACATGATAAGTGATTGCTGTGTGGTATTAGGAAAG CCTCTTGTATCTGGTGCTGCTCTGGGATTGGAAGGGCAG CTCACAGTTTACAATTACAATGGCGGTCCATGCTATCGATGCCTATTCCCAACTCCACCTCCTACAACAGCATGTCAAAGATGTGCCGACAGTGGTGTTCTAGGAGTAG TTCCCGGTATCATTGGCTGTCTCCAAGCTCTTGAGGCTATTAAAATTGCAAGTGTGGTTGGCGAACCACTCGCGGGACGGATGCTTCTATTTGATGCCCTAGCAGCACGGATTCGTATT GTGAAGATTAGAGGAAGGTCATTGCAGTGCAAAGCTTGTGGAGAAAATGCAACATTCACTCAGCAGGAGTTTCAAGAGTTTGATTATGAGAAGTTTACTCAGTCTCCACTGTCTCCG TCACCTTTGAAGTTAAACTTGCTCCAGGCAGATTCTAGAATCAGCAGTAAAGAGTATCATGATAGGGTTGTCAACGGGGATGCACATGTTTTGGTGGATGTCCGACCAGCACATCATTTCAAGATTGTTTCTCTTCCCAACTCCCTAAACATTCCACTTCCTAGTTTGGAGGCTAGGTTGCATGAAATTTCTTCGGCTctaaaggaagaggaagagcgCAAGGGTGTCGGTTCTGGTTCGCGTGCCCAGTTATATGTAATTTGTAGAAGGGGTAATGATTCTCAGAGGGCTGTTCAGTATCTGCACAAGACGGGCTTCACTTCAGCAAGGGACATTCTCGGGGGTCTGGAGTCCTGGGCCCAAGACGTGGATCCCAACTTCCCGACCTATTAG
- the LOC122289553 gene encoding small ubiquitin-related modifier 1-like has protein sequence MSGVTNQEEDKKPTDQSAHINLKVKGQDGNEVFFRIKRSTQLKKLMNAYCDRQSVEFNSIAFLFDGRRLRAEQTPDELEMEDGDEIDAMLHQTGGAVA, from the exons ATGTCTGGTGTCACGAACCAGGAGGAGGACAAGAAGCCCACCGATCAGTCGGCGCACATCAATCTCAAAGTCAAGGGACAG gatGGGAATGAAGTATTTTTCAGGATTAAGAGGAGCACTCAACTGAAGAAGCTTATGAATGCTTATTGTGATCGCCAGTCAGTGGAGTTCAACTCAATTGCATTCTTATTTGATGGCCGTCGCCTCCGAGCAGAACAAACTCCAGACgag CTGGAAATGGAGGATGGAGATGAGATAGATGCCATGCTGCACCAAACAGGAGGTGCTGTTGCCTAA
- the LOC122289491 gene encoding glucan endo-1,3-beta-glucosidase 14-like, translating to MASLRVSYLLLLLSILALADGGSIGINYGRLANNLPPPSKVVELLKSQGFHRVKLYDTDSEVLTALANSGIIVTVALPNELLSSTAADQSFADNWVQTKISEFYPATKIEAICVGNEVFADPNDTTKFLLPAMKNIHASLAKYSLDSAIKISSPVALSALQSSYPSSSGSFKPELVEPVIKPMLNLLRQTGSYFMVNVYPFLAYTANSNDISLDYTLFKQNPGVVDSGNGLSYNSLFDAQVDAVFAALSALKYDDVKIVVTETGWPSLGDTNEIGASQDNAASYIGNLVRRVLTGGGTPLRPQDQLDVFIFALFNENEKTGRTSERNYGLFYPSEQKVYDILLTQAELDGSQSTPFNERKSQQVSPTGEVTKTSVGSILYQYVPQSTEFLGVYCHHELCFFLGCKPKDQLWYLGISYRGRQIYIIDGLDGLAS from the exons ATGGCAAGCCTCAGAGTCTCCTACTTGCTCTTGCTTCTTTCAATTTTAGCCCTTGCAG ATGGAGGTTCAATTGGAATAAACTATGGCCGACTTGCTAACAACCTGCCACCTCCATCGAAAGTGGTGGAGCTTCTGAAGTCACAGGGATTCCACCGAGTTAAGCTGTACGACACTGACTCGGAAGTCCTCACTGCGCTAGCCAACTCGGGTATAATTGTCACCGTTGCACTGCCCAACGAGCTCCTCTCCTCCACCGCGGCGGACCAATCGTTCGCTGACAATTGGGTCCAAACCAAAATCTCAGAGTTCTATCCTGCTACCAAAATCGAAGCCATTTGTGTCGGAAATGAGGTTTTCGCTGACCCCAATGACACGACCAAGTTTCTCCTACCTGCCATGAAAAACATCCATGCCTCGCTTGCCAAGTACAGCCTTGATTCTGCTATAAAAATCTCGTCCCCTGTAGCTCTCAGCGCCCTCCAATCTTCATACCCATCCTCATCCGGATCTTTCAAGCCCGAACTAGTTGAACCCGTCATCAAGCCCATGTTGAACCTTCTGCGTCAAACCGGGTCGTACTTCATGGTCAACGTGTACCCTTTTTTGGCATACACCGCAAACTCGAACGATATCTCCTTAGACTACACTTTGTTTAAGCAAAACCCGGGTGTGGTGGATTCCGGTAACGGCTTAAGTTACAACAGCCTGTTCGATGCCCAAGTCGACGCCGTTTTCGCTGCCCTTTCCGCTCTCAAGTACGATGACGTGAAGATAGTAGTCACTGAGACTGGGTGGCCCTCACTGGGTGATACGAACGAGATTGGTGCAAGCCAAGACAATGCGGCGTCCTACATCGGTAATTTGGTACGCAGGGTCCTCACTGGCGGTGGAACCCCGCTACGACCACAGGATCAACTCGACGTTTTTATCTTCGCCTTGTTCAACGAGAATGAAAAAACGGGTCGCACATCGGAGAGGAACTATGGCCTCTTCTACCCCAGTGAGCAGAAGGTATACGACATACTCCTGACACAAGCGGAGCTCGACGGTAGTCAGTCAACTCCCTTCAACGAGAGGAAGAGCCAGCAAGTTTCACCGACCGGCGAAGTAACGAAGACGTCTGTGGGCTCGATACTGTATCAGTATGTACCACAATCAACCGAGTTTTTAGGGGTTTATTGTCATCATGAGCTTTGTTTCTTTCTTGGTTGTAAGCCAAAAGATCAGCTTTGGTACCTTGGAATCAGTTATCGCGGCCGTCAAATTTATATCATTGATGGCTTGGATGGCCTCGCTAGTTAA
- the LOC122290304 gene encoding glucan endo-1,3-beta-glucosidase 14-like, translating into MASLRVSYLLLLQSILAFADGGSIGINYGRLANNLPTPSKVVELLKSKGFDRVKLYDTDSEVLTALANSGISVTVALPNDLLSSTAADQSFADNWVQTKISQFYPATKIEAICVGNEVFADPNNTTNFLIPAMKNIHASLAKYSLDSAIKISSPVALSALQSSYPSSSGSFKSELVEPVIKPMLDLLRQTGSYFMVNVYPFFAYSANSNDISLDYTLFKQNPGVVDSGNGLRYNSLFDAQVDAVFAALSALKYDDVKIVVTETGWPSLGDTNEIGASQDNAASYNGNLVTRVLTGGGTPLRPQDQLDVFLFALFNENEKTGPTSERNYGLFYPSEEKVYDIPEVAGSQSTLVKGSKSQVPPTSDVTKTHVSAKLYLTLLLQFWISC; encoded by the exons ATGGCAAGCCTCAGAGTCTCCTACTTGCTCTTGCTTCAATCAATTTTAGCCTTTGCAG ATGGAGGTTCAATTGGAATAAACTATGGCCGACTTGCTAACAACCTGCCAACTCCATCGAAAGTGGTGGAGCTTCTGAAATCAAAGGGATTCGACCGAGTTAAGCTCTACGACACCGACTCGGAAGTCCTCACTGCGCTAGCCAACTCGGGTATAAGTGTCACCGTTGCACTGCCCAACGATCTCCTCTCCTCCACCGCTGCGGACCAATCTTTCGCTGACAACTGGGTACAAACTAAAATCTCTCAGTTCTATCCTGCTACCAAAATCGAAGCCATTTGCGTCGGGAATGAGGTATTCGCTGACCCAAATAACACGACCAATTTTCTCATTCCCGCCATGAAAAACATCCATGCCTCGCTTGCCAAGTACAGCCTTGATTCTGCTATCAAAATCTCCTCCCCTGTAGCTCTCAGCGCCCTCCAATCTTCATACCCATCCTCATCCGGATCTTTCAAGTCCGAACTAGTTGAGCCCGTCATCAAGCCCATGTTGGACCTTCTGCGTCAAACCGGGTCGTACTTCATGGTTAACGTGTACCCATTTTTCGCATACTCCGCAAACTCGAACGATATCTCCTTAGACTACACTTTGTTTAAGCAAAACCCGGGTGTGGTGGATTCCGGTAACGGCTTACGTTACAACAGCCTGTTCGATGCCCAAGTCGACGCCGTTTTCGCTGCCCTTTCCGCTCTCAAGTACGATGACGTGAAGATAGTAGTCACTGAGACTGGGTGGCCCTCACTCGGTGATACGAACGAGATTGGTGCAAGCCAAGATAATGCGGCGTCGTATAATGGTAATTTGGTAACCAGGGTCCTCACTGGCGGCGGAACCCCGCTACGACCACAGGATCAACTCGACGTTTTTCTCTTCGCCTTGTTCAACGAGAATGAAAAAACAGGTCCCACATCCGAGAGGAACTATGGTCTATTTTACCCCAGTGAGGAGAAGGTATACGACATACCGGAGGTTGCCGGTAGCCAGTCAACTCTCGTCAAAGGGAGCAAGAGCCAAGTTCCACCGACGAGCGATGTAACGAAGACTCATGTGAGTGCAaaactgtatctaacattactgtTACAGTTTTGGATTAGTTGCTAA